The proteins below are encoded in one region of Oncorhynchus kisutch isolate 150728-3 linkage group LG14, Okis_V2, whole genome shotgun sequence:
- the LOC109903786 gene encoding uncharacterized protein LOC109903786, which produces MKEGATMSEEGATMSEEGATMSEEGATMSEEGETMSEERATMSEEGATMSEEGATVSEKGQIIASDTGSDEELGEALSNGNPIPPKRGKGRPKGSGSKTPKILRVLDKQPRGRPRKVVDPNAVSAEPTAPLKHGRPQKVKQPKKRGRPRKNPLSTEEEEKRKKPKSEPKGSRVSKPLGRPRIHPCMDPPATSAEPRGRGRPRKAIIGKGVHLRKNPPPTSKVSKPPVKDGSPRKRGRPLGSVLANNAKRAAEKDRSNSAPPAKRGCTVSPIVKLYRCTNGKANVLDEAAIQAQRRRGRRKTVKVDYTTYDSEEEEDAEKNEDEDLSPVEEEINPHSDHHKASKPGKVVAALKKVGVVSKRRGRKPGSTKKVLK; this is translated from the coding sequence ATGAAAGAAGGGGCAACAATGTCTGAAGAAGGGGCAACAATGTCTGAAGAAGGGGCAACAATGTCTGAAGAAGGGGCAACAATGTCTGAAGAAGGGGAAACAATGTCTGAAGAAAGGGCAACAATGTCGGAAGAAGGGGCAACAATGTCGGAAGAAGGGGCAACAGTGTCGGAAAAAGGACAGATAATTGCCTCTGATACTGGTAGTGATGAGGAGTTAGGTGAAGCATTGTCTAATGGCAACCCCATACCACCTAAGAGGGGAAAGGGAAGGCCCAAAGGATCAGGCTCTAAGACACCCAAGATACTGAGGGTACTAGACAAGCAGCCACGAGGCAGGCCACGTAAAGTGGTTGACCCTAATGCTGTTTCAGCAGAGCCAACTGCACCTCTGAAGCATGGCCGGCCCCAAAAAGTTAAACAACCCAAAAAAAGGGGTAGGCCGAGGAAGAACCCACTATCAACTGAggaggaagaaaagagaaagaaaccGAAAAGCGAACCTAAGGGATCAAGAGTGTCAAAGCCTCTCGGAAGGCCGCGCATCCATCCCTGCATGGATCCCCCAGCCACCTCTGCCGAGCCACGGGGAAGAGGCCGTCCACGCAAGGCAATAATAGGTAAAGGTGTCCACTTACGGAAGAACCCACCTCCAACCTCTAAAGTTTCCAAGCCACCCGTTAAAGATGGTTCCCCGCGAAAGAGGGGCCGCCCCTTAGGCTCCGTACTAGCAAACAATGCCAAGAGAGCAGCAGAGAAGGATCGTTCCAATAGTGCACCCCCAGCCAAACGGGGGTGCACTGTTTCTCCAATAGTAAAGCTTTACCGCTGCACCAATGGTAAAGCAAATGTGTTAGATGAAGCTGCCATCCAAGCCCAGAGGCGAAGAGGCAGGAGAAAGACTGTGAAAGTTGATTATACAACTTATGAttcagaggaggaggaagatgcaGAGAAAAATGAGGACGAAGACTTGTCTCCAGTTGAAGAGGAAATAAATCCACACAGTGATCATCACAAGGCTAGCAAACCTGGTAAGGTGGTGGCAGCCCTAAAGAAGGTGGGGGTTGTTTCTAAAAGGAGGGGCAGGAAGCCTGGCTCAACCAAAAAGGTTCTAAAGTAA